A region from the Gammaproteobacteria bacterium genome encodes:
- a CDS encoding chorismate lyase, producing the protein MGSPLPPGLQDWLFEKGSLTRRLVARCGERFALRLLGSSRGPVLPDERRALALPSGCVALVRQVYLLCGNRPLVFARSVIPPGSLGGPNGRLARLGSRPLAVLLFGPVPAARGTIEVAPVGPGQALYEAAARGLGCPPEAPLWARRSLFYPRGKPVLVTEVFLPGVAELP; encoded by the coding sequence GTGGGCTCCCCCCTCCCCCCCGGCCTGCAGGACTGGCTGTTCGAGAAGGGGTCGCTCACCCGTCGCCTGGTGGCGCGCTGCGGCGAGCGGTTCGCCCTGCGGCTCCTCGGCTCCTCCCGCGGTCCGGTACTGCCGGACGAGCGCCGGGCCCTGGCGCTGCCGTCGGGGTGCGTGGCGCTGGTGCGCCAGGTCTACCTGCTCTGTGGGAACCGGCCGCTCGTCTTCGCGCGCAGCGTGATACCACCCGGGAGCCTCGGCGGCCCCAACGGGCGCTTGGCGCGGCTCGGGTCCCGCCCGCTCGCGGTGCTGCTCTTCGGCCCCGTACCGGCCGCCCGGGGCACGATCGAGGTCGCCCCCGTCGGCCCCGGACAGGCCCTGTACGAGGCCGCGGCAAGGGGCCTCGGGTGCCCGCCTGAGGCCCCCCTGTGGGCCCGCAGGTCTCTCTTCTACCCCCGGGGCAAACCGGTGCTGGTCACCGAGGTGTTCTTGCCCGGGGTTGCCGAGCTACCCTGA
- the recG gene encoding ATP-dependent DNA helicase RecG: MAPRPDAGPAAGSAGDLAAAPVTTLRGVGPRVAERLARLGVRSVQDLLLHLPLRYEDRTRVTPIGALGPGETAVVEGEVELASARPGRRASLVYLLGDGTGRLTLRFFHFGPGLHAQLARGTRLRAYGEVRPGPAGLEMVHPEHRVLAGAEPAALDAALTPVYPSTEGLTQPLLRRLAAAALEALETAPGLELLPGELLRRTGLPPMAEALRLLHRPEPHAPVDSLLCGQHPARQRLAFEELLAYLLSLRELRARSDRLPAPALRPGGELARRLRDQLPFRLTAAQERVAAEVGRDLAEGHPMQRMLQGDVGSGKTVVAALAAALAVEAGFQVAVMAPTELLAEQHLRTLRGWFEPLGVEVAWLSGRQAAKEREDCLRRLAAHEARVVVGTHALFQGEVRFAGLGLVVVDEQHRFGVHQRLALWEKGLRLGRYPHQLIMTATPIPRTLAMTAYADLDLSVLDELPPGRQPIETVAVPEARRAEVVARIRQACAAGRQAYWVCTLIEESEVLEAEAAEATAARLRAGLPGIAVGLVHGRMRPGERDAVMAAFQAGDVRLLVATTVIEVGVDVPRASLMVIENAERLGLAQLHQLRGRVGRGSERSTCVLLYRGPLSETARRRLSVIRRHTDGFAIAEEDLRLRGPGEVLGTRQTGLLQFRVADPLRDRGLLERVTAAAGDLARDPDRVAALLRRWGGDRVDYGHV, from the coding sequence GTGGCACCCCGCCCCGACGCCGGGCCGGCCGCCGGCTCCGCCGGGGACCTCGCCGCAGCCCCGGTCACGACCCTGCGCGGGGTGGGCCCCCGCGTCGCCGAGCGCCTCGCCCGCCTCGGTGTACGCTCGGTGCAGGACCTCCTCCTGCACCTGCCCCTGCGCTACGAGGACCGCACCCGGGTCACGCCCATCGGGGCCCTCGGCCCGGGCGAGACCGCCGTCGTGGAGGGCGAGGTGGAACTGGCCTCGGCCCGGCCGGGGCGCCGCGCCTCCCTCGTCTACCTGCTCGGCGACGGCACCGGCCGGCTGACGCTGCGGTTCTTCCACTTCGGCCCCGGGCTCCACGCCCAGCTCGCCCGGGGGACCCGCCTGCGAGCCTACGGCGAGGTCCGGCCCGGTCCGGCGGGGCTCGAGATGGTGCACCCCGAGCACCGGGTGCTCGCCGGCGCCGAGCCCGCCGCCCTCGATGCCGCGCTGACCCCCGTCTACCCCAGCACCGAGGGGCTGACCCAGCCCCTGCTGCGGCGGCTTGCCGCTGCCGCGCTCGAGGCGCTCGAGACAGCGCCCGGCCTCGAGCTGCTGCCGGGGGAGCTTCTGCGGCGCACCGGCCTGCCCCCGATGGCAGAGGCCCTTCGCCTCCTGCACCGGCCCGAGCCCCACGCTCCGGTCGACTCCCTCCTCTGCGGGCAGCACCCGGCCCGGCAGCGGCTCGCCTTCGAGGAGCTGCTCGCCTATCTGCTGAGCCTGCGGGAGCTGCGGGCCCGCTCCGACCGCCTGCCGGCCCCGGCGCTGCGCCCGGGCGGGGAGCTGGCCCGCCGCCTGCGGGACCAGCTGCCGTTTCGCCTCACGGCGGCCCAGGAGCGGGTGGCCGCCGAGGTGGGGCGCGACCTCGCCGAGGGCCACCCCATGCAGCGGATGCTCCAGGGCGACGTGGGCTCGGGGAAGACCGTGGTCGCCGCGCTCGCCGCCGCGCTGGCGGTGGAGGCCGGATTCCAGGTCGCGGTCATGGCGCCCACCGAGCTGCTCGCCGAGCAACACCTGCGCACCCTGCGCGGGTGGTTCGAGCCGCTGGGGGTCGAGGTCGCCTGGCTGTCCGGCCGGCAGGCGGCGAAAGAGCGGGAGGATTGCCTGCGCCGGCTGGCCGCCCACGAGGCCCGGGTGGTCGTGGGCACCCACGCCCTCTTCCAGGGCGAGGTCCGCTTCGCCGGGCTCGGGCTCGTGGTGGTCGACGAGCAGCACCGCTTCGGCGTCCACCAGCGCCTGGCGCTCTGGGAGAAGGGCCTGCGCCTGGGGCGCTACCCCCACCAGCTGATCATGACCGCCACCCCCATCCCGCGCACCCTCGCCATGACCGCCTACGCGGACCTGGACCTCTCGGTGCTGGACGAGCTGCCCCCCGGCCGTCAGCCGATCGAGACCGTGGCGGTGCCCGAGGCGCGCCGCGCCGAGGTGGTCGCCCGCATCCGGCAGGCCTGCGCCGCGGGGCGCCAGGCCTACTGGGTCTGCACGCTCATCGAGGAATCCGAGGTGCTGGAGGCCGAGGCGGCGGAGGCGACCGCCGCCCGCCTGCGGGCGGGCCTGCCGGGGATCGCCGTCGGCCTGGTCCACGGGCGCATGCGCCCGGGGGAGCGGGACGCCGTCATGGCGGCCTTCCAGGCGGGCGACGTCCGGCTGCTGGTGGCCACCACCGTGATCGAGGTCGGGGTGGACGTGCCCCGGGCGAGCCTGATGGTGATCGAGAACGCCGAGCGCCTGGGGCTCGCCCAGCTGCACCAGCTCCGCGGCCGCGTCGGCCGTGGCAGCGAGAGGAGCACCTGCGTGCTGCTCTACCGGGGACCCCTCTCCGAGACCGCCCGCCGGCGCCTCTCGGTCATCCGCCGACACACGGACGGCTTCGCCATCGCCGAGGAGGACCTGCGCCTGCGCGGACCCGGGGAGGTGCTCGGTACCCGGCAGACGGGCCTGCTCCAGTTCCGGGTCGCCGACCCCCTGCGCGACCGGGGACTGCTCGAGCGGGTCACCGCCGCCGCCGGCGACCTCGCCCGCGACCCGGACCGCGTCGCCGCCCTCCTGCGCCGGTGGGGCGGCGATCGGGTAGACTATGGTCACGTTTGA